One window of the Pyxicephalus adspersus chromosome 5, UCB_Pads_2.0, whole genome shotgun sequence genome contains the following:
- the LOC140331931 gene encoding LOW QUALITY PROTEIN: NXPE family member 3-like (The sequence of the model RefSeq protein was modified relative to this genomic sequence to represent the inferred CDS: substituted 2 bases at 2 genomic stop codons): MEESQKFLKFLEWPEPPNSINFMSSSNPKTTECSLLDPRTVYNVGERVKVFIKARDHYGHPKTYGGDYFQAKLHSPELKAGVTGSITDQRNGSYTATFLLPWPGICQIYISLVHSSEAIAILKRKRETRPDKVFYSGYFYHNGKMAMVECNIQPSGKDVCTYHDLHTGEEWFCVRPEGFPCSAYLEHSKGDNHKVLTSAEGEFLHSFNFMXINSFLQXFDVISDDRGICKPGLPNPDPSGYYYQDRWHSLVCRNQNFSTPSNVTSCLKGKVVYMFGDSTLRQWWEYLVEFVPSLQRLDLHVSYAPGPLLATDAEHGYLVQWRAHQRPLTMKRTRVQELKYIANEFDGIGGGDDGLVIVINCLAHFIFFPVKVYLRRMMLIRDAVARLLERSKQTTVIINSGNTGFLSVHGSDWLSWQLDTLMRATFSGLPVTIVDAWQMTSCHYHPKAIHPRKIIVQNMVDLMLSHICPT; encoded by the exons ATGGAAGAGAGCCAGAAGTTCCTGAAATTCCTGGAATGGCCGGAACCTCCCAATTCCATCAATTTCATGTCATCTAGCAACCCCAAGACTACAGAGTGCTCTTTGCTGGATCCACGTACTGTATATAATGTGGGGGAACGTGTAAAGGTTTTCATCAAAGCTCGAGACCACTATGGTCACCCCAAAACCTATGGGGGGGATTATTTCCAGGCCAAGCTGCACTCTCCAGAGCTGAAAGCTGGGGTAACTGGTTCCATCACAGACCAGAGGAATGGCAGCTACACAGCAACCTTTCTCCTTCCATGGCCCGGGATTTGTCAGATTTATATCTCACTCGTCCATTCCAGTGAAGCCATCGCCATCTTGAAGAGGAAGAGGGAAACTCGTCCTGATAAA GTGTTCTACTCTGGATATTTCTACCACAATGGAAAAATGGCCATGGTGGAGTGTAACATTCAACCATCTGGAAAGGACGTGTGTACTTACCATGATTTGCACACGGGGGAGGAGTGGTTCTGTGTGCGCCCGGAAGGTTTTCCCTGCAGTGCATACCTCGAACATTCTAAAGGTGACAACCACAAAGTACTTACCTCTGCAGAGGGAGAGTTTCTGCACAG TTTCAATTTCATGTAAATTAACTCATTTTTGCAATGATTTGATGTTATTTCAGATGACCGAGGGATCTGCAAACCTGGCCTACCAAATCCAGACCCCTCAGGGTATTATTACCAGGACCGGTGGCATTCTCTTGTCTGTAGAAACCAGAATTTCTCCACACCCTCCAATGTCACGTCCTGTCTGAAGGGGAAAGTTGTGTACATGTTTGGGGACTCAACACTTCGCCAATGGTGGGAATACCTGGTGGAATTTGTTCCCT CTCTTCAGAGGTTGGACCTCCATGTGAGCTACGCCCCTGGCCCCTTGTTGGCCACAGATGCAGAGCATGGCTACCTTGTGCAGTGGCGAGCACACCAGCGACCACTTACCATGAAGCGCACCCGGGTGCAGGAATTGAAGTACATCGCTAATGAGTTCGATGGCATAGGAGGAGGAGACGATGGGCTGGTGATTGTTATAAACTGCTTGGCTCATTTTATCTTCTTTCCAGTCAAAGTTTATTTGAGAAGGATGATGCTTATCCGGGATGCTGTAGCCCGACTACTGGAGCGCAGTAAACAGACCACGGTCATTATTAATTCTGGGAACACAGGGTTCTTGTCTGTCCATGGCAGCGATTGGCTATCTTGGCAACTGGACACATTGATGAGGGCCACTTTTTCAGGACTTCCAGTCACCATAGTGGATGCCTGGCAGATGACCTCCTGCCATTACCACCCAAAAGCCATTCACCCCCGAAAGATCATTGTACAGAACATGGTGGACCTAATGCTGTCACATATTTGTCCCACATAA
- the LOC140331869 gene encoding NXPE family member 3-like, producing the protein MVQIGARVLFVWTLTILIINGTLYILSSLKEKHEWHPPSPKSHHIPKTPSSMTTKNPKIEESLKFLKLLEWPEPPNSTNFMSSTSPKTTECSLLDPRTVYNVGEHVKVFIRAQDHYGHPKTYGGDYFQTKLHSPELKAGVTGSITDHRNGSYTATFLLPWPGICQISISLVHSSEAIAILKRKRETRPDKVFYFGYFHHNGRMARVECNIQPPGQDVCAYRDLYTGEEWFCVRPEGFPCSAYLEHSVGGNRKVLTPAEEEFLHGSITDQVISSALPPLSVQPQGNTTDDRNICRPGLSNPEPSGYFYQDQWHSHVCRNQNFPTPANVTSCLKGKVVYMFGDSTLRQWWDYLVDFVPSLQRLDLHVSYPGPMLATDAEHGYVLQWRAHQRPLNMQLTRVQELKYIANELDGIGGGDDGLVIVINCLAHFAFFPVNVYLRRMMVIRDAVARLLERSKQTTVIIKSGNTGFGSIHGSDWLSLQLDTLMRAIFSGLPVTIVDAWQMTSCHYHPKAIHPRKIVVQNMVDLMLSFICPT; encoded by the exons ATGGTACAGATCGGGGCTCGTGTCCTATTTGTGTGGACCCTCACCATTCTCATCATAAATGGG ACTTTGTACATTCTAAGCTCattgaaagaaaaacatgaatGGCATCCACCTTCCCCCAAGAGTCATCATATCCCTAAAACCCCATCATCAATGACAACCAAGAATCCTAAAATAGAAGAGAGCCTGAAGTTCCTAAAACTCCTGGAATGGCCGGAACCTCCGAATTCCACCAATTTCATGTCATCTACCAGCCCCAAGACTACAGAGTGCTCTTTGCTGGATCCACGTACTGTATATAATGTGGGGGAACACGTCAAGGTTTTCATCAGAGCTCAAGACCATTATGGTCACCCCAAAACCTATGGGGGGGATTATTTCCAGACCAAGCTGCACTCTCCAGAGCTGAAAGCTGGGGTAACTGGTTCCATCACTGACCACAGGAATGGCAGCTACACAGCAACCTTTCTCCTTCCATGGCCCGGGATTTGTCAGATATCTATCTCACTCGTACATTCCAGTGAAGCCATCGCCATCCTGAAGAGGAAGAGGGAAACTCGCCCTGATAAA GTGTTCTACTTCGGATATTTTCACCACAATGGAAGAATGGCTAGGGTGGAGTGTAACATTCAGCCCCCTGGACAAGACGTGTGTGCTTACCGAGATTTGTACACGGGGGAGGAGTGGTTCTGTGTGCGTCCGGAAGGTTTTCCCTGCAGTGCATACCTTGAGCATTCCGTTGGTGGGAATCGCAAAGTACTTACCCCTGCAGAGGAAGAGTTTCTACACGG GTCCATCACTGATCAGGTGATTTCATCAGCCCTCCCACCCCTTAGTGTCCAGCCCCAGGGGAACACTACTG ATGACAGAAATATCTGTAGACCTGGTCTATCGAATCCAGAACCTTCGGGGTATTTTTATCAGGACCAGTGGCATTCCCATGTTTGCAGGAACCAGAATTTCCCCACACCAGCCAATGTCACTTCCTGTCTGAAGGGGAAAGTCGTGTACATGTTTGGGGACTCAACGCTTCGACAATGGTGGGATTACCTGGTGGACTTTGTTCCCT CTCTTCAGAGGTTGGACCTCCACGTGAGCTACCCCGGCCCCATGTTGGCCACAGATGCAGAACATGGCTACGTTTTGCAGTGGCGAGCGCACCAGCGACCACTTAACATGCAACTTACCCGGGTGCAGGAATTGAAGTACATCGCCAATGAGTTGGATGGCATAGGAGGAGGAGACGATGGGCTGGTGATTGTTATAAACTGCTTGGCACATTTTGCCTTCTTTCCAGTAAACGTTTATTTGAGAAGGATGATGGTTATCCGGGATGCTGTAGCCCGACTACTAGAGCGCAGTAAACAGACCACAGTCATCATTAAGTCTGGGAACACGGGGTTCGGGTCCATCCATGGCAGTGATTGGCTATCCTTGCAACTGGACACATTGATGAGGGCCATCTTTTCAGGACTTCCAGTCACCATAGTAGATGCCTGGCAGATGACCTCCTGCCATTACCACCCAAAAGCCATCCACCCCCGGAAAATCGTTGTACAGAACATGGTGGACCTAATGCTGTCTTTTATCTGTCCCacataa